A region of the Curvibacter sp. AEP1-3 genome:
ATTCGCCACGAAGGTTTCTCGAACCTCGGCGTCTTGCCGTCCGGCAGTGTCGGCGGCGTGCTGATGGACCTTGGTGTGAGTTCCCCCCAGATCGATAGCCCGGAGCGGGGCTTCAGCTTCCGCTTCGACGGCCCTTTGGATATGCGCATGGACACCACGCGCGGTGAGAGTGTGGCCCAGTGGCTGGAAACAGCCGAGATCAATCAAATCGCGGAGGTGATACGTGAATATGGTGAAGAACGGTTTGCTGGGTCAATTGCAAAGGCGATTGTTGCTCGCCGACAGGAACGGGGCCCAATTTCAACCACCTCCGAGTTGGCCCAACTCGTGGCTGACACGGTCAAAACCCGCGAGCCGGGCCAGAACCCTGCAACGCGCACATTTCAGGCTTTTCGGATTTTCATCAACGCCGAGCTTGAGGAGTTGCAACAGGCGCTAGACGCCAGCCTGGAAGTCCTCCAGCCCGGCGGACGTCTGGCTGTGATCAGCTTCCATTCGTTGGAAGACCGTATCGTCAAGCAATTCATCGCCAAGCACTCCAAGGAAGAGTACGACCGCCGCGCGCCCTTTGCGGCTCCCAAGGTCATGAAGCTCAAGGCCTTGGGACGAATCAAGCCGAGTGCAGAAGAAGTGGCTGCCAACCCTCGCTCACGCAGCGCGATTCTGCGTGTGGCGCAAAGGATGCCGGCATGATGCGCATCAACCTGGTGCTGTTGGTGGCGGTGGTTTTCAGTGCGCTGTACCTGGTGGGGATTCAGTACGAGTCGCGCCGTGTGTTTACTGAGCTGGACAAGGCCCGTGCAGATTCCCGTCGTCTGGAAACCGAGTTCGGGCGCCTTCAGGTCGCCAAACGTGAACAGGCGACATCCGCACGCGTGGAGCAGCTCGCGCGTGAAAAACTGCAAATGCGC
Encoded here:
- the rsmH gene encoding 16S rRNA (cytosine(1402)-N(4))-methyltransferase RsmH; its protein translation is MEAPRTHTTVLLNEAVDALFSDGGTPFDAALQATYVDATFGRGGHSRSILSRLDASGRLIAFDRDPEAVAQAALITDPRFSIRHEGFSNLGVLPSGSVGGVLMDLGVSSPQIDSPERGFSFRFDGPLDMRMDTTRGESVAQWLETAEINQIAEVIREYGEERFAGSIAKAIVARRQERGPISTTSELAQLVADTVKTREPGQNPATRTFQAFRIFINAELEELQQALDASLEVLQPGGRLAVISFHSLEDRIVKQFIAKHSKEEYDRRAPFAAPKVMKLKALGRIKPSAEEVAANPRSRSAILRVAQRMPA
- the ftsL gene encoding cell division protein FtsL — protein: MMRINLVLLVAVVFSALYLVGIQYESRRVFTELDKARADSRRLETEFGRLQVAKREQATSARVEQLAREKLQMRQVTPAITSYVTYSAPVPQASASAAKKGVQ